Proteins encoded together in one Deinococcus hopiensis KR-140 window:
- a CDS encoding MarR family winged helix-turn-helix transcriptional regulator: MMDADAQARAPHSEGGASREAAAQLGQEMRRLHKLISSRVLLNMQDELQDHDLSFTQMAALHQLRARAPLTVTALSECARLSLPAASHLVERLVRRGLAERRENPDNRREKLVVPTAQGLDIVTRMDGQFTEAYVSALSSVPAEKVRAASTAIHDLLTDLAPSQENA, encoded by the coding sequence ATGATGGACGCCGATGCTCAGGCCCGTGCTCCCCATTCAGAAGGAGGCGCCTCGCGCGAAGCCGCCGCGCAGCTCGGCCAGGAGATGCGCCGGCTGCACAAGCTGATCAGCAGCAGGGTCTTGCTGAATATGCAAGACGAGTTGCAGGACCACGACCTCTCGTTCACGCAGATGGCGGCGCTGCATCAGCTGCGCGCCCGGGCTCCGCTGACGGTGACGGCCCTGTCCGAATGCGCCCGCCTGAGCCTCCCCGCCGCGAGTCACCTCGTCGAGCGGCTGGTGCGCCGGGGGCTGGCAGAACGGCGCGAGAACCCCGACAACCGCCGCGAGAAGCTGGTGGTGCCCACCGCGCAGGGCCTCGATATCGTGACGCGCATGGACGGGCAGTTTACCGAAGCCTACGTCTCGGCGCTGTCCTCAGTGCCCGCCGAGAAGGTCCGCGCCGCCTCCACCGCCATTCACGACCTTCTGACCGATCTCGCCCCTTCCCAGGAGAACGCATGA
- the lysX gene encoding lysine biosynthesis protein LysX, giving the protein MADLAVLYDRIRPDEKMLFEALDGLGVPYDKVYTPQLRVTFDDAGRAAVPWKVALERCVSQSRGHAVTRALEGLGVRVVNPSHVIELCGDKLATNARLAAAGLPTPRTGVAFDGEAALTLIEEMGYPVVLKPTVGSWGRMVSRLNDRHAAEAVIEHKEVLGGPQHGVFYVQELIRKPDRDIRAFVVGGECIGAIYRTSEHWITNTARGAKASNCPVTPETAALAQQAAAAVHGEIVAIDLVEDPERGLLVIEINHTMEFKNSVATTGVNIPRLMGEYALGLLG; this is encoded by the coding sequence GGCCCTTGATGGGCTTGGCGTGCCCTACGACAAGGTGTACACGCCGCAGCTTCGCGTGACCTTTGATGACGCGGGGCGCGCGGCCGTGCCCTGGAAGGTTGCCCTCGAACGCTGCGTCAGCCAGTCTCGCGGGCACGCCGTCACCCGCGCACTGGAGGGCCTCGGCGTGCGCGTGGTCAATCCCAGCCACGTGATTGAGCTGTGTGGCGACAAGCTCGCCACCAATGCCCGCCTCGCCGCCGCCGGGTTGCCCACGCCCCGCACGGGCGTTGCTTTCGATGGGGAAGCCGCACTGACCCTTATCGAGGAAATGGGCTACCCGGTGGTCCTCAAGCCCACGGTGGGCTCGTGGGGCCGGATGGTCAGCCGCCTGAACGACCGCCACGCGGCCGAGGCTGTCATCGAGCACAAGGAAGTGCTGGGTGGGCCGCAGCACGGCGTGTTCTACGTGCAGGAGCTCATCCGCAAGCCGGACCGCGATATCCGCGCCTTCGTGGTGGGGGGCGAGTGCATCGGTGCGATCTACCGCACCTCCGAGCACTGGATCACCAACACTGCGCGCGGAGCGAAGGCGAGCAACTGTCCGGTCACGCCCGAGACCGCAGCCCTCGCACAGCAGGCGGCGGCCGCCGTTCACGGCGAGATCGTTGCGATTGATCTGGTAGAGGACCCCGAGCGCGGTCTCCTCGTCATCGAGATCAACCACACGATGGAATTCAAGAACTCCGTGGCGACCACGGGCGTGAACATTCCCCGCCTGATGGGCGAGTACGCGCTGGGTCTGCTCGGTTAA